One part of the Entelurus aequoreus isolate RoL-2023_Sb linkage group LG05, RoL_Eaeq_v1.1, whole genome shotgun sequence genome encodes these proteins:
- the LOC133649568 gene encoding protein LRATD2-like, with amino-acid sequence MLDFITDKCWVFTDKCWVCLRSSEQREERSASRLSYAEVPTADPHGEDREEGPRIGVSYVFSGDEDADEPEGSSQRGPGEEVECSVYRLDECLFDKSRKSASLELYSPENLLNKCRPGDLVEFVAGGQFPHWAVYVGDFQVVHLHRAEVKSSFLTDASRGRRCRVVNDWYKFRARSPDAVVLSALEQVGVKERQLAWRNSESFAAWCRFGRRELKANGEQRVGGQPYSLHVLLGDKHSQARDFHSLEDVIMEKRRGDRLGRTALLRELEAHLSGGRETGARSRTGAH; translated from the exons ATGCTTGATTTTATAACCGACAAATGTTGGGTTTTTACCGACAAATGTTGGGTTTGTTTGCGGTCCTCGGAGCAGCGGGAGGAACGTTCAG CGTCGCGTCTAAGTTACGCAGAAGTTCCCACCGCGGATCCGCACGGCGAGGACCGAGAGGAGGGTCCTCGCATCGGCGTCTCTTACGTTTTCTCCGGCGACGAGGACGCCGACGAGCCGGAGGGAAGCAGCCAGCGTGGCCCCGGGGAGGAGGTGGAGTGCTCGGTGTACCGGCTGGACGAGTGTCTGTTCGACAAGAGCCGCAAGTCTGCGAGTCTGGAGCTTTACTCCCCGGAGAACCTGCTCAACAAGTGCCGCCCCGGTGACCTGGTGGAGTTCGTGGCCGGCGGCCAGTTCCCCCACTGGGCCGTGTACGTGGGAGACTTCCAGGTGGTTCATCTGCACCGAGCCGAGGTGAAGAGCTCCTTCCTGACGGACGCCAGCCGAGGGCGGCGGTGCCGCGTCGTCAACGACTGGTACAAGTTCAGAGCCCGCAGCCCGGACGCGGTGGTGCTGAGCGCCCTGGAGCAGGTGGGCGTCAAGGAGCGGCAGCTCGCCTGGAGGAACTCGGAGAGCTTCGCCGCTTGGTGTCGCTTCGGCCGCCGGGAGTTGAAGGCGAACGGCGAGCAGCGCGTCGGCGGGCAGCCGTACAGCCTGCACGTCCTGCTGGGGGACAAACACTCGCAGGCCCGGGACTTCCACAGCCTGGAGGACGTCATCATGGAGAAGAGACGCGGAGACCGGCTGGGAAGAACCGCGCTGCTGCGGGAACTGGAGGCGCACCTGAGCGGCGGACGCGAGACCGGAGCCCGTAGCCGGACTGGAGCGCACTGA